From the genome of Grus americana isolate bGruAme1 chromosome 9, bGruAme1.mat, whole genome shotgun sequence, one region includes:
- the P2RY12 gene encoding P2Y purinoceptor 12 isoform X2 has translation MKATTNFSYSRNNSSCTSDNKISQVIFPLLYTVLFLVGITMNSLAMWVFFKISSKSNFIIFLKNTVISDFLMILTFPFKIFSDAKLVSWVLRGFVCQVTQVVFYFTMYISILFLGLITIDRYQKATSPFRTSTPRSLLGAKILSTAIWISMFALSLPNMILTNRKKTAENVQKCALLKSEFGLVWHEIVNYVCQLIFWVNLAVIVVCYVLISKELYKSYKRTRCAGKASKKTVNVKVFIIIAVFFICFVPFHFTRIPYTLSQTRDVFECSAQNTLFYLKESTLWLTSLNACLDPFIYFFLCKSFRKSLLDMLCKHAASSELRARMKEQNEGDDTDETPL, from the coding sequence ATGAAAGCCACAACCAACTTCAGCTACTCTAGAAACAACAGCAGCTGCACCAGCGATAACAAAATCAGTCAagtcatttttcctttgctttataCAGTCCTGTTCCTGGTGGGCATCACCATGAACAGCCTGGCAATGTgggtcttttttaaaatatccagtAAATCCAATTTCATCATCTTCCTCAAGAACACTGTCATTTCTGACTTCCTCATGATCTTGACTTTTCCGTTTAAAATCTTTAGCGATGCAAAGTTGGTATCGTGGGTACTGAGAGGATTTGTTTGCCAGGTAACCCAGGTTGTGTTTTACTTCACCATGTACatcagcattttgtttcttggtCTGATAACTATCGATCGCTATCAGAAAGCCACTTCGCCGTTCAGAACATCAACACCAAGGAGCCTTTTAGGTGCCAAGATCCTGTCCACAGCAATCTGGATATCAATGTTTGCTCTCTCATTACCCAACATGATTCTAACGAACAGGAAGAAAACGGCTGAGAACGTACAAAAGTGTGCTCTCTTGAAATCTGAGTTTGGCTTAGTCTGGCATGAAATCGTAAACTATGTTTGTCAACTTATCTTCTGGGTTAATTTAGCTGTCATAGTTGTATGCTACGTGCTCATAAGTAAAGAACTGTACAAATCCTATAAAAGGACAAGATGCGCAGGAAAGGCATCCAAAAAGACTGTAAATGTGAAGGTTTTCATAATTATCGCAGtgttctttatttgttttgtgcCATTCCACTTTACTAGAATCCCCTACACGTTGAGCCAAACAAGAGACGTTTTTGAATGCTCTGCTCAGAACACCTTGTTTTACTTGAAAGAGAGCACGCTGTGGCTGACATCACTAAATGCGTGCCTAGATCCATTCATatactttttcctttgcaagtcATTTCGAAAGTCCTTGCTAGACATGCTGTGCAAGCACGCGGCATCGTCAGAACTCAGAGCACGGATGAAGGAGCAGAACGAAGGAGACGACACAGACGAGACGCCACTCTAG
- the P2RY12 gene encoding P2Y purinoceptor 12 isoform X1, with product MSLLYWGPQSWTQYSRKRGKGEVQMKATTNFSYSRNNSSCTSDNKISQVIFPLLYTVLFLVGITMNSLAMWVFFKISSKSNFIIFLKNTVISDFLMILTFPFKIFSDAKLVSWVLRGFVCQVTQVVFYFTMYISILFLGLITIDRYQKATSPFRTSTPRSLLGAKILSTAIWISMFALSLPNMILTNRKKTAENVQKCALLKSEFGLVWHEIVNYVCQLIFWVNLAVIVVCYVLISKELYKSYKRTRCAGKASKKTVNVKVFIIIAVFFICFVPFHFTRIPYTLSQTRDVFECSAQNTLFYLKESTLWLTSLNACLDPFIYFFLCKSFRKSLLDMLCKHAASSELRARMKEQNEGDDTDETPL from the exons atgtctctcctgtactggggcccccagagctggacgcagtactccag gaagaggggaaaaggcGAAGTGCAAATGAAAGCCACAACCAACTTCAGCTACTCTAGAAACAACAGCAGCTGCACCAGCGATAACAAAATCAGTCAagtcatttttcctttgctttataCAGTCCTGTTCCTGGTGGGCATCACCATGAACAGCCTGGCAATGTgggtcttttttaaaatatccagtAAATCCAATTTCATCATCTTCCTCAAGAACACTGTCATTTCTGACTTCCTCATGATCTTGACTTTTCCGTTTAAAATCTTTAGCGATGCAAAGTTGGTATCGTGGGTACTGAGAGGATTTGTTTGCCAGGTAACCCAGGTTGTGTTTTACTTCACCATGTACatcagcattttgtttcttggtCTGATAACTATCGATCGCTATCAGAAAGCCACTTCGCCGTTCAGAACATCAACACCAAGGAGCCTTTTAGGTGCCAAGATCCTGTCCACAGCAATCTGGATATCAATGTTTGCTCTCTCATTACCCAACATGATTCTAACGAACAGGAAGAAAACGGCTGAGAACGTACAAAAGTGTGCTCTCTTGAAATCTGAGTTTGGCTTAGTCTGGCATGAAATCGTAAACTATGTTTGTCAACTTATCTTCTGGGTTAATTTAGCTGTCATAGTTGTATGCTACGTGCTCATAAGTAAAGAACTGTACAAATCCTATAAAAGGACAAGATGCGCAGGAAAGGCATCCAAAAAGACTGTAAATGTGAAGGTTTTCATAATTATCGCAGtgttctttatttgttttgtgcCATTCCACTTTACTAGAATCCCCTACACGTTGAGCCAAACAAGAGACGTTTTTGAATGCTCTGCTCAGAACACCTTGTTTTACTTGAAAGAGAGCACGCTGTGGCTGACATCACTAAATGCGTGCCTAGATCCATTCATatactttttcctttgcaagtcATTTCGAAAGTCCTTGCTAGACATGCTGTGCAAGCACGCGGCATCGTCAGAACTCAGAGCACGGATGAAGGAGCAGAACGAAGGAGACGACACAGACGAGACGCCACTCTAG
- the P2RY13 gene encoding P2Y purinoceptor 13 isoform X1 codes for MGDFANGSTVGNSSGAPSSAPCHRDITVTHLVFPVLYTLVFLLGLILNSLAFWAFFHIPSTSTFIVYLKNILVSDFIMTLMLPLKILTDSGLGPWQLKAFVCRFSAVVFYDTMYISIVLLGLIAFDRFLKIVRPFGKFWVQNLTSAKILAVLVWLFFFLLSLPNMILSNKKATPQSVKKCASLKNYFGLKWHEVVNYICQFVFWTVLILMFLFYIIIAKKVYESYIKTQKKDNKSEKRIKGKVFIIFTVFFLCFAPFHFSRVPYTLSQTTTRMDCQLQNQLYVAKESTLWLAATNVCMDPLIYMFLCKPFVEKVLCRRVKSFRKTVHTNPKTELDTRVSPTES; via the coding sequence ATGGGAGACTTTGCAAATGGGAGTACTGTCGGTAACTCCAGCGGAGCACCCTCCTCTGCACCGTGCCACCGAGACATCACAGTCACCCACCTGGTCTTCCCAGTCCTGTACACACTTGTCTTCCTTCTGGGACTCATACTGAACAGCCTGGCTTTTTGGGCTTTCTTCCATATTCCAAGCACGTCAACTTTCATTGTCTACCTGAAAAATATCTTAGTTTCTGATTTTATAATGACCCTGATGCTTCCTCTGAAAATCCTGACGGACTCTGGCCTGGGACCGTGGCAACTCAAAGCCTTCGTCTGTCGCTTCTCAGCCGTAGTATTTTATGACACCATGTATATTAGCATAGTGCTACTTGGTCTCATTGCTTTTGACAGATTTCTCAAGATTGTGAGGCCTTTTGGGAAGTTTTGGGTGCAAAACCTGACCTCAGCAAAGATCTTGGCGGTTCTGGTCTGgctcttcttctttcttctctcgCTGCCTAACATGATCTTATCGAACAAGAAAGCAACGCCCCAATCCGTGAAGAAGTGTGCCTCGTTGAAGAATTACTTCGGACTCAAATGGCACGAAGTTGTCAATTATATCTGTCAGTTTGTCTTCTGGACTGTTCTCATCCTCatgtttctattttatataattattgCCAAAAAGGTATATGAGTCTtatataaaaacacagaagaaagacaacaaaagtgaaaaaaggatCAAGGGGAAAGTATTCAtcatttttactgtgtttttcttATGCTTTGCCCCCTTTCATTTTAGCAGGGTTCCCTATACTCTGAGTCAGACGACCACCCGAATGGACTGCCAGCTGCAGAACCAGCTCTATGTTGCGAAAGAAAGCACGCTGTGGCTGGCTGCCACCAACGTCTGCATGGACCCCCTGATATACATGTTCTTGTGCAAACCGTTTGTAGAAAAGGTGTTATGCAGGAGAGTAAAGTCATTTCGGAAAACAGTTCATACAAACCCAAAAACCGAACTGGACACACGAGTATCTCCTACCGAATCTTGA
- the P2RY13 gene encoding P2Y purinoceptor 13 isoform X2, which yields MGDFANGSTVGNSSGAPSSAPCHRDITVTHLVFPVLYTLVFLLGLILNSLAFWAFFHIPSTSTFIVYLKNILVSDFIMTLMLPLKILTDSGLGPWQLKAFVCRFSAVVFYDTMYISIVLLGLIAFDRFLKIVRPFGKFWVQNLTSAKILAVLVWLFFFLLSLPNMILSNKKATPQSVKKCASLKNYFGLKWHEVVNYICQFVFWTVLILMFLFYIIIAKKQGSLYSESDDHPNGLPAAEPALCCERKHAVAGCHQRLHGPPDIHVLVQTVCRKGVMQESKVISENSSYKPKNRTGHTSISYRILILQLHALQSLHIHREVKK from the exons ATGGGAGACTTTGCAAATGGGAGTACTGTCGGTAACTCCAGCGGAGCACCCTCCTCTGCACCGTGCCACCGAGACATCACAGTCACCCACCTGGTCTTCCCAGTCCTGTACACACTTGTCTTCCTTCTGGGACTCATACTGAACAGCCTGGCTTTTTGGGCTTTCTTCCATATTCCAAGCACGTCAACTTTCATTGTCTACCTGAAAAATATCTTAGTTTCTGATTTTATAATGACCCTGATGCTTCCTCTGAAAATCCTGACGGACTCTGGCCTGGGACCGTGGCAACTCAAAGCCTTCGTCTGTCGCTTCTCAGCCGTAGTATTTTATGACACCATGTATATTAGCATAGTGCTACTTGGTCTCATTGCTTTTGACAGATTTCTCAAGATTGTGAGGCCTTTTGGGAAGTTTTGGGTGCAAAACCTGACCTCAGCAAAGATCTTGGCGGTTCTGGTCTGgctcttcttctttcttctctcgCTGCCTAACATGATCTTATCGAACAAGAAAGCAACGCCCCAATCCGTGAAGAAGTGTGCCTCGTTGAAGAATTACTTCGGACTCAAATGGCACGAAGTTGTCAATTATATCTGTCAGTTTGTCTTCTGGACTGTTCTCATCCTCatgtttctattttatataattattgCCAAAAAG CAGGGTTCCCTATACTCTGAGTCAGACGACCACCCGAATGGACTGCCAGCTGCAGAACCAGCTCTATGTTGCGAAAGAAAGCACGCTGTGGCTGGCTGCCACCAACGTCTGCATGGACCCCCTGATATACATGTTCTTGTGCAAACCGTTTGTAGAAAAGGTGTTATGCAGGAGAGTAAAGTCATTTCGGAAAACAGTTCATACAAACCCAAAAACCGAACTGGACACACGAGTATCTCCTACCGAATCTTGATTCTGCAGCTTCACGCTCTACAGTCTCTGCATATTCACAgggaagttaaaaaataa
- the P2RY13 gene encoding P2Y purinoceptor 13 isoform X3, translated as MGDFANGSTVGNSSGAPSSAPCHRDITVTHLVFPVLYTLVFLLGLILNSLAFWAFFHIPSTSTFIVYLKNILVSDFIMTLMLPLKILTDSGLGPWQLKAFVCRFSAVVFYDTMYISIVLLGLIAFDRFLKIVRPFGKFWVQNLTSAKILAVLVWLFFFLLSLPNMILSNKKATPQSVKKCASLKNYFGLKWHEVVNYICQFVFWTVLILMFLFYIIIAKKGSLYSESDDHPNGLPAAEPALCCERKHAVAGCHQRLHGPPDIHVLVQTVCRKGVMQESKVISENSSYKPKNRTGHTSISYRILILQLHALQSLHIHREVKK; from the exons ATGGGAGACTTTGCAAATGGGAGTACTGTCGGTAACTCCAGCGGAGCACCCTCCTCTGCACCGTGCCACCGAGACATCACAGTCACCCACCTGGTCTTCCCAGTCCTGTACACACTTGTCTTCCTTCTGGGACTCATACTGAACAGCCTGGCTTTTTGGGCTTTCTTCCATATTCCAAGCACGTCAACTTTCATTGTCTACCTGAAAAATATCTTAGTTTCTGATTTTATAATGACCCTGATGCTTCCTCTGAAAATCCTGACGGACTCTGGCCTGGGACCGTGGCAACTCAAAGCCTTCGTCTGTCGCTTCTCAGCCGTAGTATTTTATGACACCATGTATATTAGCATAGTGCTACTTGGTCTCATTGCTTTTGACAGATTTCTCAAGATTGTGAGGCCTTTTGGGAAGTTTTGGGTGCAAAACCTGACCTCAGCAAAGATCTTGGCGGTTCTGGTCTGgctcttcttctttcttctctcgCTGCCTAACATGATCTTATCGAACAAGAAAGCAACGCCCCAATCCGTGAAGAAGTGTGCCTCGTTGAAGAATTACTTCGGACTCAAATGGCACGAAGTTGTCAATTATATCTGTCAGTTTGTCTTCTGGACTGTTCTCATCCTCatgtttctattttatataattattgCCAAAAAG GGTTCCCTATACTCTGAGTCAGACGACCACCCGAATGGACTGCCAGCTGCAGAACCAGCTCTATGTTGCGAAAGAAAGCACGCTGTGGCTGGCTGCCACCAACGTCTGCATGGACCCCCTGATATACATGTTCTTGTGCAAACCGTTTGTAGAAAAGGTGTTATGCAGGAGAGTAAAGTCATTTCGGAAAACAGTTCATACAAACCCAAAAACCGAACTGGACACACGAGTATCTCCTACCGAATCTTGATTCTGCAGCTTCACGCTCTACAGTCTCTGCATATTCACAgggaagttaaaaaataa